Proteins encoded together in one Mycobacterium sp. MS1601 window:
- the dnaK gene encoding molecular chaperone DnaK, producing MATAVGIDLGTTNSVIAAWQGGEPIVIPNTEGARTTPSVVAFTESGERLVGQLARRQSVMNPKGTIYSAKRFIGRRFDEISEEAKAVSFDVVEGEGGAARFDVRGKKYSPEEISAQVLRKLVDDAGKFLGERVKEAVITVPAYFNDAQRNATKDAGRIAGLEVLRIINEPTAAALAYGLDKKGHETVLVFDLGGGTFDVSLLDVGDGVVEVRATSGDSHLGGDDFDRRLVEYLADEFQRAENIDLRKDPQALQRLFEAAEKAKVELSSMAQTQVNLPFVTADASGPKHLTTTIMRSKFEDLTADLVERTMGPVKQAMSDAKVSANDIDEVILVGGSTRIPAVQALVRRLTGGKDPNMSVNPDEVVALGAAIQAGVLKGEVSDVLLLDVTPLSLGVETAGGLMTKIIERNTTIPVRRSEVFTTAADSQPAVDIVVLQGERELARDNRVLGRFKLENIRPAPRGEPQVEVTFDVDANGILHVTARDQDTGAEQSITISEQSNLDKNEVERMLADAEANRREDERLRETVEARNALDSAAYQVERRLAELGEQAAPHDRARAEMLVADARQAVAQDAPLDRVQALTSELQQVLYGLQPMSSGGGNGQPTDNGQASPVGDDDVVDAEFDRS from the coding sequence ATGGCCACAGCGGTAGGCATCGACCTGGGAACAACCAACTCGGTGATCGCCGCCTGGCAGGGCGGGGAACCGATCGTGATCCCCAACACCGAAGGAGCGCGCACGACGCCGTCGGTGGTGGCGTTCACCGAAAGCGGGGAGCGCCTGGTCGGACAGCTGGCCAGGCGGCAGTCGGTCATGAATCCCAAGGGAACCATCTACTCGGCTAAGCGCTTCATCGGCCGACGGTTCGACGAGATATCGGAAGAAGCCAAGGCGGTCAGCTTCGACGTTGTCGAGGGTGAGGGAGGCGCCGCCCGGTTCGACGTGCGCGGCAAGAAGTACTCCCCTGAGGAGATCAGCGCGCAGGTGTTGCGCAAACTTGTCGACGACGCCGGAAAGTTCCTCGGTGAACGCGTCAAAGAGGCGGTGATCACCGTCCCGGCGTATTTCAACGACGCCCAGCGCAACGCCACCAAGGACGCCGGCCGAATCGCCGGGCTGGAGGTGCTGCGCATCATCAACGAGCCCACCGCCGCGGCGCTGGCCTACGGGCTGGACAAAAAGGGGCACGAGACGGTGCTCGTCTTCGACCTCGGTGGCGGCACGTTCGATGTGAGTCTGCTCGACGTGGGCGACGGTGTGGTCGAAGTGCGTGCCACGTCCGGTGATTCACACCTGGGTGGTGATGATTTCGATCGCCGGCTCGTGGAGTACCTCGCCGACGAGTTCCAGCGCGCAGAGAACATCGATTTGCGCAAGGATCCACAGGCGCTGCAGCGACTGTTCGAGGCGGCCGAGAAGGCCAAGGTCGAACTGTCGTCGATGGCGCAGACCCAGGTCAATCTGCCGTTCGTCACCGCCGACGCCAGCGGACCCAAGCATTTGACCACCACGATCATGCGATCGAAGTTCGAGGATCTGACCGCGGATCTGGTCGAGCGAACGATGGGCCCGGTCAAGCAGGCGATGAGCGACGCCAAGGTGAGTGCGAATGACATCGACGAGGTGATCCTGGTCGGCGGGTCCACCCGGATCCCCGCAGTCCAAGCCTTGGTGCGCCGGCTCACCGGCGGCAAAGACCCCAACATGAGTGTCAATCCGGATGAGGTGGTCGCGCTCGGCGCCGCAATCCAGGCCGGAGTGCTCAAGGGCGAGGTCTCTGATGTTCTGCTACTCGATGTCACGCCGCTATCGCTCGGTGTGGAGACCGCAGGCGGGCTGATGACCAAGATCATCGAGCGCAACACCACCATCCCCGTACGCCGCAGCGAGGTGTTCACCACTGCGGCCGACAGCCAGCCGGCCGTGGACATCGTTGTGCTGCAGGGTGAACGGGAGTTGGCCAGGGACAACCGGGTGCTCGGCCGTTTCAAGCTGGAGAACATCAGACCGGCGCCCAGGGGTGAGCCGCAGGTCGAGGTGACCTTCGATGTCGACGCCAACGGCATTCTGCACGTCACCGCACGGGACCAGGACACCGGCGCCGAGCAGAGCATCACCATCAGCGAGCAGTCCAACCTCGACAAGAACGAGGTTGAGCGGATGCTCGCCGATGCCGAGGCGAACCGACGCGAGGACGAGCGACTGCGCGAGACCGTCGAGGCGCGCAACGCACTCGACTCGGCGGCGTACCAGGTAGAGCGCAGACTTGCCGAGCTGGGCGAGCAGGCGGCGCCGCATGATCGGGCACGCGCCGAGATGTTGGTTGCCGATGCACGTCAAGCTGTTGCACAAGACGCACCGTTGGATCGAGTGCAGGCTCTGACATCTGAGCTACAACAGGTGCTTTATGGATTGCAGCCCATGTCCTCCGGTGGAGGGAACGGGCAGCCCACCGACAACGGCCAGGCCTCTCCCGTGGGTGATGACGATGTGGTCGACGCCGAGTTCGACCGGAGTTGA
- the clpB gene encoding ATP-dependent chaperone ClpB: MDINKLTQKSQEALAEAQAIATRMAHTEVDGEHLLMALIDQSEGLVPRLLDQAGADTAALRNDLERELNRRPKVSGPGAAPGQVSVTRRLANLLDAAEREAKRLKDEYVSVEHLVIALTEEGTASAAGKILASHQVTRDSFLAALTKVRGNQRVTSATPEGAYEALQKYGRDLVAEGRSGKMDPVIGRDAEIRRVTQILSRKTKNNPVLIGDPGVGKTAIVEGLAQRIVRGDVPEGLRDKTIFSLDMGALVAGAKYRGEFEERLQAVLAEVKAAEGHILLFVDELHTVVGAGAAEGSLDAGNMLKPMLARGELHMIGATTLDEYRKHIEKDAALERRFQTVLVDEPDVEDTVSILRGLRERLEVFHGVKIQDAALVAAATLSHRYITDRFLPDKAIDLVDEACARLRTEIDSMPAELDELTRRVTRLEIEEAALAKETDAASKSRLEELRRELADLRSEAGAQHAQWDAERQAIRRVQELRGQLEQLRHETEEAERNYDLNRAAELRYGQMTELERRLEAAEAQLKSKQGKTRLLREVVTEDEIAEIVAAWTGIPVARLQEGEREKLLRLDEILHERVIGQDEAVQLVADAVIRARSGIRDPRRPIGSFIFLGPTGVGKTELAKTLAAALFDSEDNTVRLDMSEYQERHTVSRLVGAPPGYVGYEEGGQLTEAVRRKPYSVVLLDEIEKAHADVFNTLLQVLDDGRLTDAQGRQVDFRNTVVIMTSNIGSHHLLDGVTADGEIKPDARDRVMGELRGHFRPEFLNRVDDIVLFTPLSMPQLERIVELQLAELRDRLAERQIKLDITPDARRMIAEHGYDPVYGARPLRRYIAHEVETKIGRALLRGDIAGGGEVRVTVENGELAVDYSESALAA; this comes from the coding sequence GTGGACATCAACAAGCTGACGCAGAAGTCGCAGGAGGCGTTGGCTGAGGCTCAAGCCATCGCGACCCGGATGGCCCATACCGAGGTCGACGGTGAACACTTGTTGATGGCGCTGATTGATCAGTCCGAGGGCCTGGTGCCGCGGTTGCTTGATCAGGCGGGCGCCGACACCGCGGCACTGCGCAATGATCTCGAGCGTGAGTTGAACAGACGCCCGAAGGTCAGTGGCCCCGGCGCCGCGCCGGGCCAAGTCTCCGTCACCAGGCGGCTGGCGAACCTGTTGGATGCCGCCGAGCGGGAAGCCAAGCGGCTCAAGGACGAATACGTGTCCGTCGAACACCTTGTCATCGCGCTGACCGAAGAGGGTACGGCCAGCGCCGCTGGGAAGATTCTGGCCTCCCACCAGGTGACCCGAGATTCCTTCCTGGCTGCGCTGACCAAGGTGCGCGGCAACCAGCGGGTCACCTCGGCAACGCCGGAAGGCGCCTACGAGGCGCTGCAGAAGTACGGCCGCGACCTGGTCGCCGAGGGCCGTTCCGGCAAGATGGACCCGGTGATCGGGCGTGATGCCGAGATCCGCAGGGTGACGCAGATTCTCAGCCGCAAGACCAAGAACAATCCGGTACTCATCGGCGATCCCGGCGTTGGCAAGACTGCGATAGTCGAAGGGCTCGCCCAGCGCATCGTTCGCGGGGACGTCCCGGAAGGTCTGCGCGACAAGACCATATTTTCTCTCGATATGGGCGCACTGGTGGCAGGGGCCAAGTATCGCGGCGAGTTCGAGGAACGGCTGCAAGCGGTACTGGCAGAGGTAAAGGCCGCCGAGGGCCATATCTTGCTGTTTGTCGACGAATTGCACACTGTGGTCGGCGCTGGGGCGGCGGAGGGGTCCCTGGATGCCGGCAATATGCTCAAGCCGATGCTGGCTCGAGGTGAGCTGCACATGATCGGTGCCACCACCCTCGACGAGTACCGCAAGCACATCGAAAAGGACGCCGCCCTGGAGCGCCGATTCCAGACGGTGCTGGTGGACGAACCCGACGTCGAGGACACCGTTTCCATCTTGCGCGGGCTGCGTGAACGCCTCGAGGTGTTCCATGGGGTCAAGATCCAGGATGCCGCACTGGTGGCGGCGGCAACTCTGTCGCACCGTTACATCACCGACCGCTTCCTGCCGGACAAAGCGATCGATCTCGTGGATGAGGCGTGCGCGCGACTTCGTACCGAAATCGATTCCATGCCAGCGGAGTTGGACGAACTCACCAGGCGGGTGACCCGGCTCGAGATCGAGGAGGCAGCGCTGGCCAAGGAGACCGACGCGGCCAGCAAGTCACGTCTCGAGGAGCTTCGAAGAGAACTGGCGGATCTGCGCTCGGAAGCCGGCGCTCAGCACGCACAATGGGATGCCGAACGGCAGGCGATCCGGCGGGTACAGGAACTGCGCGGGCAACTCGAGCAGCTCCGGCATGAGACCGAAGAAGCCGAACGCAATTACGACCTCAATCGGGCCGCCGAGTTACGCTACGGCCAGATGACCGAACTGGAAAGAAGACTGGAAGCGGCCGAGGCGCAACTGAAGTCCAAGCAGGGCAAAACACGGTTGCTACGTGAGGTCGTGACCGAGGACGAGATCGCCGAAATCGTGGCTGCCTGGACGGGCATACCGGTCGCGCGGTTGCAGGAGGGTGAACGGGAAAAACTTCTGCGACTCGATGAGATACTGCATGAGCGGGTGATCGGCCAGGATGAGGCGGTCCAGTTGGTCGCCGATGCAGTCATTCGGGCCCGCTCGGGAATCCGCGACCCACGCCGACCGATCGGCTCCTTCATCTTCCTCGGACCCACCGGGGTAGGCAAAACCGAGCTGGCCAAGACGCTGGCCGCCGCGCTGTTCGACAGTGAGGACAACACGGTCCGGCTTGACATGAGCGAGTATCAGGAGCGGCACACGGTGAGCCGTTTGGTCGGTGCGCCACCGGGATACGTCGGCTACGAGGAGGGCGGCCAGCTCACCGAGGCGGTGCGGCGTAAGCCCTACTCGGTGGTGCTGCTCGACGAGATCGAGAAGGCGCACGCCGACGTGTTCAATACGCTGCTCCAGGTGCTGGACGACGGCCGGCTCACCGATGCGCAAGGACGCCAGGTCGACTTTCGCAACACGGTGGTCATCATGACCTCCAACATCGGATCGCATCACCTGCTCGACGGGGTCACCGCGGACGGGGAAATCAAGCCCGACGCGCGTGATCGGGTGATGGGCGAGTTACGCGGACACTTCCGGCCGGAATTCCTCAATCGCGTGGATGACATCGTGCTGTTCACGCCGCTGTCGATGCCGCAGCTTGAACGTATCGTCGAACTACAGCTGGCGGAGCTGCGGGATAGGTTGGCCGAAAGGCAAATCAAGCTCGACATCACCCCGGACGCTCGCCGGATGATCGCCGAACACGGATATGACCCGGTGTACGGAGCGCGGCCACTGCGCCGTTACATCGCCCACGAAGTCGAGACCAAGATCGGCCGTGCGCTGCTGCGCGGTGACATTGCCGGTGGTGGGGAAGTTCGCGTCACGGTAGAGAACGGCGAACTCGCCGTGGACTATTCGGAATCGGCCCTCGCGGCCTGA
- a CDS encoding DUF305 domain-containing protein translates to MASVVPVACADPDTGSEIPTAQTMSATTSTVTPAANIEAHNNADIWFVRQMIPHQQQEVEISDILMGKPDVEPRVTDLAIRNKTARSSAIQQMRSWLDQWAISQTPADGSAPGRLTERELTALRQTRGTDAGRLFLSQLIVLHEGAISLAQNEIEEGQYPPAVAMARMITSTHQQDLDSMRDMLASL, encoded by the coding sequence GTGGCGTCGGTCGTCCCGGTAGCCTGCGCCGATCCCGACACCGGTAGCGAGATTCCCACGGCGCAGACCATGTCGGCCACCACTTCCACCGTGACGCCGGCCGCAAACATCGAGGCGCACAACAATGCCGATATCTGGTTCGTGCGCCAGATGATTCCCCACCAACAGCAGGAAGTTGAGATAAGTGACATCCTCATGGGTAAACCCGACGTCGAGCCCCGCGTGACTGACCTGGCAATCAGGAACAAGACAGCGCGGAGTTCGGCGATCCAGCAGATGCGCAGCTGGCTCGACCAATGGGCCATCAGCCAAACTCCTGCGGATGGCAGCGCACCGGGCCGGCTGACCGAGCGAGAATTGACCGCATTGAGGCAAACCCGGGGCACCGATGCCGGCCGGCTGTTCCTGTCACAGCTGATTGTGCTTCATGAGGGTGCAATCAGCTTGGCGCAAAACGAAATCGAGGAAGGTCAGTATCCTCCGGCGGTTGCAATGGCCCGAATGATCACCAGCACCCACCAACAGGATCTCGATTCCATGAGGGACATGCTGGCTTCCCTCTAG
- a CDS encoding general stress protein — protein MVEHSTVATSAMRPNEPARQVIATFDNYADAERAVDYLSDQRFEVNRLAIVGRDLEYVEQILGRLNYGGAALRGAGSGALVGVLMGWIFGLFSWIEPIISALMLAGYGLVFGAVFGALMGLLIYALQRGRRDFRSVSAQVPRHYDLVADVEVADRALQLLADNRKE, from the coding sequence ATGGTTGAGCATTCGACAGTGGCGACCTCGGCGATGCGACCCAATGAACCTGCTCGCCAGGTGATCGCCACCTTCGACAACTATGCCGACGCCGAGCGGGCGGTCGACTACCTGTCCGATCAGCGGTTCGAAGTCAACCGGTTGGCCATCGTGGGCCGTGATCTCGAGTACGTCGAGCAGATCTTGGGCCGACTCAACTACGGCGGGGCGGCGTTACGCGGCGCAGGCTCCGGTGCTCTGGTCGGCGTGCTGATGGGCTGGATCTTCGGTCTCTTCAGCTGGATCGAGCCGATCATCTCAGCCCTGATGCTGGCCGGCTACGGCTTGGTCTTCGGCGCTGTCTTCGGCGCATTGATGGGCCTGCTGATCTACGCGCTGCAGCGCGGTCGCCGCGATTTCCGCTCCGTCAGCGCGCAGGTGCCCCGCCACTACGACCTGGTCGCCGACGTAGAAGTGGCCGACCGTGCACTGCAACTGCTCGCAGACAACCGAAAGGAATAG
- a CDS encoding nucleotide exchange factor GrpE yields MVSSAEQSKAEERVDEHPSEVIVAPHDSSDELAKLEDRWRRAVADLDNVRKRYARELDHERATERSRVAGAWLPVVDNLERALSHAGEQSDAVVAGVRGILEQALQVLEHLGYPRNAEAGVPFDPERHEVVGVVEQPDSAPGTVVEVLRPGYGEGSRQLRPAAVVVSRRGE; encoded by the coding sequence ATGGTCAGCTCCGCAGAGCAATCCAAGGCCGAGGAACGGGTAGACGAGCATCCCTCAGAAGTAATTGTGGCCCCGCATGATTCGAGCGACGAGCTGGCCAAACTGGAGGATCGCTGGCGACGCGCCGTTGCCGATCTGGACAATGTGCGCAAGCGCTATGCCCGCGAGCTGGACCACGAACGAGCCACGGAACGATCGAGGGTGGCCGGGGCGTGGCTGCCCGTGGTGGACAATCTGGAGCGCGCGCTCAGTCATGCCGGCGAGCAGTCCGACGCGGTTGTCGCGGGCGTGCGGGGCATTCTCGAACAAGCTCTGCAGGTCCTCGAGCACCTCGGCTATCCGCGGAATGCGGAGGCAGGGGTGCCCTTCGACCCGGAGCGGCACGAAGTGGTCGGCGTGGTGGAGCAACCGGACAGCGCGCCCGGGACGGTTGTCGAAGTGCTGCGACCGGGTTACGGCGAAGGCTCGCGACAACTACGGCCGGCGGCCGTAGTTGTCAGCCGCCGCGGGGAGTGA
- the trxA gene encoding thioredoxin, whose amino-acid sequence MDSDIVTCPHCGKRNRVAAAASGKPRCANCHQWLPWIAEAGDGNFADIAEKASVPVLVDLWATWCGPCRMVSPALERLAGERAGQLKLVKVDVDKAPATSQRFTVKAVPTLLLMENGEVLGRQSGAAPVAALRNWLDQVLSSDSRKETQP is encoded by the coding sequence ATGGATTCAGACATCGTGACATGTCCGCACTGCGGAAAGCGCAATCGAGTGGCCGCGGCGGCTTCGGGCAAGCCCCGGTGTGCCAACTGCCACCAGTGGCTGCCGTGGATCGCTGAGGCCGGCGACGGAAACTTCGCTGACATTGCCGAAAAGGCCTCGGTGCCGGTTCTTGTGGACCTGTGGGCGACCTGGTGTGGGCCGTGCCGCATGGTCAGTCCGGCGCTGGAGCGTCTTGCAGGTGAACGCGCCGGACAACTCAAATTGGTCAAGGTCGATGTGGACAAGGCGCCGGCGACTTCGCAACGGTTCACGGTCAAGGCGGTGCCGACGCTCCTGCTCATGGAGAACGGCGAAGTACTCGGGCGTCAGTCTGGAGCCGCTCCCGTTGCAGCATTGCGTAATTGGCTGGATCAGGTGTTGTCTTCCGACAGTAGGAAGGAGACACAGCCATGA
- a CDS encoding chaperone modulator CbpM codes for MTAQRYVLARRSEMPLDVFAARCGLHPDMVRRLVALGLLGCRRDARGHLWFPASSLATVGRIQRLRTGLGLNYAAIGLVLDLLDRIDDLESASHQRRASLWTSTS; via the coding sequence ATGACCGCCCAACGCTACGTGCTGGCGCGGCGGTCCGAAATGCCGCTCGACGTCTTTGCGGCGCGCTGCGGGCTACACCCCGACATGGTGCGCCGACTGGTGGCGCTGGGCCTGCTGGGCTGCCGACGAGATGCCCGCGGTCACTTGTGGTTCCCGGCTTCCTCGTTGGCCACCGTCGGGAGAATCCAAAGGCTGCGAACCGGTCTGGGGCTGAACTACGCAGCGATCGGACTGGTGCTCGACCTGCTCGACCGTATCGACGACCTGGAATCGGCATCGCACCAAAGGAGGGCATCGCTGTGGACATCAACAAGCTGA
- a CDS encoding DnaJ C-terminal domain-containing protein, with amino-acid sequence MAGDYYQVLGVSRDATADQIQQAFRTLARKHHPDVNKDPGAEDRFKEINEAYHVLSDPETRKRYDRFGADFRKVPEDWEERVGAGAGGFRAGGPSGARVRYGQGSGGGINIEDLFGDLFGGGGGFGPIPGADQEAVLELTVEEAYRGGKRQLSLGGRNYTVNIPAGVLDGQRIRLAGEGGRGSGDGPAGDLYLLVRITPHPRFRLDGRNITLDLPVSPWEAVLGTTVAIETPGGEAKVKVPQGSSTGRRLRLRGEGMPNPRGGAGDLYAEVKVMVPAKPTARERDLFKQLAAESTFDPRRSR; translated from the coding sequence GTGGCCGGCGATTACTACCAGGTACTCGGGGTGTCGCGGGACGCGACAGCCGATCAGATCCAGCAGGCGTTTCGGACACTGGCCCGCAAGCATCACCCCGACGTCAACAAGGATCCTGGCGCTGAGGACCGATTCAAGGAGATCAACGAGGCCTACCATGTGCTCTCAGACCCCGAGACACGCAAGCGCTACGACCGATTCGGCGCGGACTTCCGCAAGGTCCCAGAGGATTGGGAGGAGCGGGTGGGAGCCGGTGCCGGCGGCTTTCGTGCAGGGGGACCCTCCGGGGCACGGGTGCGCTACGGCCAGGGTTCCGGCGGGGGAATCAACATCGAAGACCTCTTCGGCGACCTGTTCGGTGGTGGCGGCGGTTTCGGGCCGATTCCAGGTGCGGATCAGGAAGCGGTGTTGGAACTGACGGTTGAGGAGGCCTACCGGGGCGGCAAGCGGCAACTGTCATTGGGTGGTCGCAACTACACGGTGAACATTCCCGCCGGCGTCCTCGACGGGCAACGGATCCGGCTGGCGGGAGAAGGGGGCCGGGGCAGCGGCGATGGACCCGCCGGAGATCTGTACCTGCTGGTACGTATCACGCCGCATCCCCGGTTTCGACTGGATGGACGCAACATCACCCTCGATCTGCCGGTCTCGCCGTGGGAGGCGGTGCTGGGGACAACTGTCGCCATCGAAACTCCTGGCGGCGAGGCGAAAGTCAAGGTTCCGCAGGGCTCCTCGACCGGCCGCCGGCTGCGCTTGCGCGGTGAAGGAATGCCCAATCCGCGAGGTGGCGCGGGCGACCTCTATGCCGAGGTCAAGGTGATGGTGCCAGCCAAACCCACTGCGCGGGAGCGTGATCTGTTCAAGCAACTGGCCGCCGAATCCACCTTCGACCCCAGGAGGTCACGATGA
- a CDS encoding Hsp20/alpha crystallin family protein, whose protein sequence is MALMRYDPFRELDRLAEQALAGTRTAHTLPMEAFRRGDQFIVALDVPGMKSDDIDVTVEHNVIEITARRRPLRQDGDELIVDERPQGEFRRQLFLGDNLDPNRLSATCDSGVLTLTVPVSEASKPRKVQIGAAEQSQQAIHAPSAPQTVDA, encoded by the coding sequence ATGGCATTGATGCGATACGACCCGTTCCGTGAACTGGATCGGTTGGCTGAGCAGGCACTGGCCGGCACACGCACGGCGCACACTCTGCCGATGGAGGCGTTTCGACGCGGTGACCAGTTCATCGTCGCTCTCGATGTGCCGGGCATGAAGAGCGATGACATCGATGTCACCGTTGAGCACAACGTCATCGAGATCACCGCGCGCCGTCGCCCGCTTCGCCAGGACGGTGATGAACTGATCGTCGATGAGCGGCCTCAGGGCGAGTTTCGCCGTCAGCTGTTTCTCGGTGACAACCTCGATCCGAACAGGCTCAGCGCGACATGCGACAGCGGTGTGTTGACGCTGACAGTTCCGGTGTCAGAGGCAAGCAAGCCGCGCAAGGTGCAGATCGGCGCCGCTGAGCAGAGCCAGCAGGCGATCCACGCTCCGTCCGCGCCACAAACAGTGGATGCGTAG
- a CDS encoding UBP-type zinc finger domain-containing protein — protein MTSVGVDPDVAAIRRVRPRTSGCEECLRLGTPWVHLRLCLTCGHVGCCDSSPMRHARAHAHTVSHPIVRSMEPGENWRWCYVHENFV, from the coding sequence ATGACCTCGGTTGGTGTGGATCCAGACGTCGCAGCAATTCGGCGGGTACGCCCGCGGACCAGCGGCTGTGAGGAATGTCTGAGGCTTGGCACGCCGTGGGTGCATCTGCGGCTGTGTCTGACATGCGGACACGTTGGTTGCTGCGACTCGTCACCGATGCGGCATGCCCGGGCGCACGCGCACACGGTGAGCCATCCGATCGTTCGGTCCATGGAACCAGGGGAGAATTGGCGATGGTGTTATGTCCATGAGAATTTCGTCTGA
- a CDS encoding toluene hydroxylase: MTGPARPPGRKNYTRLTTGRRIPSDYELMSTDLHYNYPRRFELSAGNPVVDWYYRHREDSALQSRDWEQFADPRRTTYQIYTRLQDGREEMVDGLLREIDDTGYDTRLDSEWVSFLDRWYSALRFPVHGLQMLAAYVAQMAPSSRITNCAAFQMGDEMRRVQRIAYRTVQLAGPPLDDAAARHRAVWEKAAAFQPLRELIERALVAYDWGEAFIVTNAVIKPRIDRLVNEEIAGKLATANGDPIMASIHFSLDEDARWHREWTAGLVRHIVGGGGASAAVVSGWIEKWTPLASEALEALAGVTAQAPVPSDPSVVTARITEEVSVELSAALG; encoded by the coding sequence GTGACCGGGCCTGCTCGGCCGCCGGGGCGCAAGAACTACACCCGACTCACGACGGGCCGGCGTATCCCCAGCGATTACGAGCTGATGAGCACGGACCTGCACTACAACTACCCCCGGCGCTTCGAGCTCTCAGCAGGAAACCCTGTCGTCGACTGGTACTACCGCCACCGTGAAGACTCCGCCCTGCAATCCCGCGACTGGGAGCAGTTCGCCGACCCTCGCCGCACCACCTATCAGATCTACACCAGGCTGCAGGACGGTCGTGAGGAAATGGTCGACGGTCTGCTCCGCGAGATCGATGACACCGGTTACGACACCCGGCTCGACAGCGAATGGGTGAGCTTCCTCGACCGCTGGTACTCCGCACTGCGCTTCCCGGTGCACGGCCTGCAGATGCTGGCTGCCTACGTGGCGCAGATGGCACCTTCGTCGAGGATAACCAACTGCGCCGCTTTCCAGATGGGCGACGAGATGCGTCGAGTCCAAAGGATCGCTTACAGGACTGTGCAATTGGCCGGACCACCCCTCGATGACGCCGCCGCCCGGCATCGGGCTGTGTGGGAGAAGGCTGCAGCCTTCCAACCACTACGCGAACTCATCGAACGTGCGTTGGTCGCCTATGACTGGGGTGAGGCCTTCATCGTGACCAACGCGGTTATCAAGCCCCGCATCGACCGACTGGTCAACGAGGAGATCGCGGGCAAGCTCGCGACGGCGAACGGCGACCCGATCATGGCGAGTATCCACTTTTCGCTCGACGAAGATGCTCGTTGGCACCGTGAGTGGACTGCGGGTCTGGTGCGACACATCGTCGGTGGCGGCGGAGCCAGCGCCGCGGTGGTGTCCGGCTGGATCGAGAAGTGGACACCGCTGGCGTCCGAGGCGCTGGAGGCCCTCGCCGGCGTCACCGCGCAGGCGCCGGTGCCGTCCGATCCCAGCGTGGTGACCGCTCGAATCACCGAGGAGGTCTCGGTCGAGCTCAGCGCAGCGCTGGGGTGA